ACATAAGCAAGGGCTGGGCTAGCGGAGGGCTACACGAAGGTCATCGGCGGCGTAACCGCCGCGGCCGGCCGGCGGCTGCCGCGCAGGCCATACCACACGATGTAGGCGTAGCAGAGCATGGGCAGCAGCAGGGCAGCGCGCAGCCCGCTGTGGTCGGCCACTACCCCAAACAGCAGTGGCACTAGTGCGCCGCCCACCACGGCGGTGCACAGCAGGCCCGAGCCTTCTTCGGTGTGGCGGCCCAGCCCGGCCAGGGCCAGCGGAAAAATGACGGGCCACATAATCGAGTTCATCAGGCCCACCGCCAGCAGGGCCCACATGGCGATAGCACCCGTGGTATTAATCGAAATAAGCACCAGCGCCACGGCGCAAACGGCATTAAAAGCCAGGAGCTTGGCCGGTGAGAATTTATTGAGCAGATACGCTCCGGCAAAGCGGCCTACCATAGCGGCGCCCCAGTACAGTGCCACCCGGTCACCGGCCGACTTGGGGTCGAGGCCCATGACATCGGGCAGAGCCAGGTAGCTAACGAGGTGAGAGCCAATAGACACCTCGGCTCCTACGTAGGCAAAAATGCCGACCACGCCAAACACCAGGTTGCGGTAGTGCCAGGCGCGGGTCGAGTCGGCATCTACGGTGGTGCCGGCGGCTTCGGTGGGCGGCACAATCTGGGGTAGGTTTACCCGGCTCAGGAGCAGGCTGATGAGCAGCAGCGCGGTGCCGATAATGAGGTAAGGCATCTGCACCGCCGTCACGTCGATGCTGGCGGCGCTGGCCGCCGTGTTGAGCTTGGGCAGGCGGCTCAGAATGAGCGCACTACCCAATAGCGGCGCCAGGAAAGTACCGAGCGAGTTAAAGGCCTGCGTGAGCGTGAGGCGCGCCGAGGCCGACCGCGCCGGCCCCAGAATGGCTACGTACGGATTGGCCGCCACCTGCAAAATGGTGATGCCCGAGGCCAGCACGAACAGCGCCCCCAAAAACAGCCCGTACACGCGCTGCGCCGCCGCCGGATAAAACAGAAAAGCCCCCACCGCCGCCACCGCGAAGCCCAGCAGCATGCCGCGCTTGTAGCCCACCCGCGCCACCAGCTTGCCCGCCGGAATGCTCATCAGAAAATAAGCCCCGAAAAAGCACAGATTGATGAAGTTGGCCTGTGCAAAAGACAGCTGAAAAATGGCCTTGAGGTAAGGAATCAGGATATCGTTGAGGCAGGTGATGAAGCCCCACAGAAAGAAGAGCGTCGTGACGGCGCTCAGGGCCGAGGTGTAGCGCGGGGCCGGGCCAGCCGACAAAGCCGGGCCGGTAGCGGCGGCCGGCGAAGAGATGATAGGAGCAGCCATAGGGCGGGAAAAGGAGAAATTGAGCCCCGAAGATATTGGCCGTAGCCGTAGGCGCGACGCTTGGGGGTTGAAAAAAACGTTTTAGCGGCGATATTCGCCAAAAAATGCCGCCGCGTACTATGCGTCCGGCAGCCCGACCTTCGCGCCGACAATTACCCTACCCACCCAGCTATGTTTCGTAAAAGCGTAATTCTTGCCGCTAGCCTCCTGCTGGTCGCGTCGCGTGCCCACGCCGCCGTGCGCCTGCCGGCGCTGGTGGGCTCGCACATGGTGTTGCAGCGGGCGCGGCCGGTACCCGTGTGGGGCTGGGCCGCGCCGGGCGAAAAAGTCAGCGTCACGTTTCGGGGCAAAACCTATCCGGCTAGCTTGCCCGACGGCAGCGGCCGCTGGCAGGCCACGCTGCCCGCCTCGCCCGCCGGCGGGCCGTATACTGTGACGGTAAAAGGGCAGAATACAATAACGTTGACGGATGTGCTAGTGGGCGACGTGTGGCTGGCTTCGGGCCAGTCGAACATGCAAATGCCGGTGAAGGACCACCCCGGCGGCTACCAGCCGGTGCAGCACGCCGACCAGGAAATCGCCGCCGCCAACTGGCCCAATATTCGTTTTTTTACCGTTGCTCAAACCGTGGCCTACCACCCGCAGGCCGAGGTGGCGGGCAGCGGCTGGCAGGTGTGCAGCCCCGCCACGGTGGCGCAGCTCTCGGCCGTGGCCTATTTCTTCGGCCGCGATTTGTACAAAAAATACCCGGTGCCGCTGGGCCTGCTCGTGAGCAGCTGGGGCGGCACGCCCGCCGAAAGCTGGGTGAGCGCCGAGGGGCTAGCCACCTTCCCCGAGTTTGGGGCGCAAATAGCCGGCTTCGCCAACAAAACCACCAGCCTCGCCGACGACCAGCGCGCCTACGAAACCCGGCAGCGCGAGCTGCTGCGCAACATCCGGCAGTACGACAAAGGCTACCTGCCAGGTGGCCAGACCTGGGCCGCGCCCACCTTCGACGCCCGTGCCTGGCCCACCCTGCCGGTGCCCGGCGCGTGGGAAAGTTCGCCGGGGCTAGCCACCTACGACGGCGTGGTGTGGTTTCGGAAGGAAATCGACCTGCCCGCTAGCCTGGCCGGCCAGCCGCTCACGCTAGCGCTGGGCAAGATTGACGACGCCGACAGCACCTACGTAAACGGCGTGCGCGTGGGCTACGCCAGCGGCTACGACCGCCCGCGCAGCTACCCGGTGCCCGCCGGGCTGCTGCGGCCGGGCCGCAACGTCATTGCCGTGCGCGTGGTCGATACCGGCGGCGGGGGCGGTATTACCGGCGAGCCAGCCGAGCTGGCCCTGCGCGGGCTAGCCAAACGCTGCCGCTGGCCGGCCCCTGGCAGTATCAGGTGGGCCTGCTGCCGCAAGACCAGCCTGCGGCGCCGGCGCCCGGTGGGGCCGAGCACGCGCCCACCACGCTGTATAATGGCATGATTGCCCCGCTGCAACCCTATGCCCTCAAAGGAGTTATCTGGTACCAGGGGGAGAGCAACGCCGACCGCGCCGAGCAGTACCGCACGCTGTTTCCGGCCCTCATTGCCGACTGGCGGCGCCACTTCGGCCAGCCCGAGCTGCCTTTTCTATTCGTGCAATTGGCCAGCTACATGGCCGCCCGGCCCGAGCCTGGCGAATCGGCCTGGGCCGAGCTGCGCGAGGCGCAGGCCCTGGCCTTGCAGGTGCCGCACACGGGGCTGGCCACCGCCATCGACATCGGCGAGGCTGCCGACATTCACCCCCACAACAAGCAAGAGGTGGGCCGCCGCCTGGCCCTGGCCGCCGAGCACATAGCCTATGGCGCTAGCAAGCTGGTATACAGCGGCCCCGTTTATGCCGGTATGAGCCCGGCTGGGGCAGCCATTAAACTGAAATTCACCCAGCTAGGGTCCGGCCTGGCGGTGCGGGGCGACGGCGCTTTGCAGGGCTTTGCCGTGGCGGGTGCCGACCATAAATTTCACTGGGCTACCGCTAAGCTAGTGGGCAACGAGGTAGAGGTGCAAAACCCCGCCGTGCCCCAGCCCGTGGCCGTGCGCTACGACTGGGCCGACAACCCCAGTGGCAACCTCACCAACCGCGAAGGCCTGCCGGCCTTGCCTTTCCGCACCGATAGCTGGCCGGGTAGTACGGCTGGTCGCAAATAACGTATTATGTTGAATAGAAGAATATTAAAAACATGCAGGCTGCTTGCTCTCGTGCTGGCTAGCTTACTCGGGCCAGCGGCGAGCTACGCGGCGCCCGCGCCCCGGTTCTTTGCCGCCGACAACCCGAACATTCAGTATACCGGCCGCGTCGATTTTAGCGAAGTCAAAAAGCCGCGCTTCTGGGCGCCGGGCGTCTACCTCACGGTGCGGTTTAAGGGGCCGTCGTGCACGGTGCAGCTCACTGATGAGCTGCTGAATGGCAAGAGCCAGAACTACGTGCAGCTCGTGGTTGATGGCCGGCAGTCGCGCCGCAAGCTCACCGGCCCCACCAACACCCTGGTAGTGGCCGAAAACCTGCCCAACACCGCCCACACGCTCGTCATCTGCAAAGACACGGAAGCCGGACAGGGCTACGTCGAGTTCACGGGCCTGACCTGCGCCCGGCTGCTGCCGCCCCCGCCCGGCCCGCGCGCAAAATCGAGTTTATCGGCAATTCCATTACCTGCGGCTACGGCGCCGATATGGCCGAAATTGGCTGTGGCAAAGGCGAGTGGTACGACCAGCACAATGCCTACCAGGCCTACGGCCCGCGCACCGCCCGCGCCCTGGGCGCCGAGTGGCAGCTCACCGCCGAGTCGGGCATTGGGCTGGTACACAGTTGCTGCAACAAGCCTAATCTGATGCCCCAGGAATTTGGTACCACAGACCTGCGCGTGGGCGGCCGGCCCTGGGACGTGCGCCGCTACCAGCCCGACCTGGTCACTATTTGCCTAGGCCAGAATGATGGTGTGCAGGACTCGGTGCAGTTTTGCGGGGCCTACCTGGCGTTTCTCAAAACGCTGCGCGCCGACTACCCGCGCGCCCGCCTGGTGTGCCTCACCAGCCCCATGGCCGATGCCCGCCTCACGGCCGTGCTGCGGCGCTACCTCACGGGCGTAGTGGCGGCCGCCCGAGCCGGCGGCGAGCCGAATATCGACGCCTTTTTCTTTGCCCGCAGCTATACCAGCGGCTGCGGCGCCCACCCCAGCCTAGCCGAGCAGGAGCTGATTGGTAATGAGCTGACAGCCTACCTAAAGCAGACACTGCACTGGTAAATGCCTGCCCGCTCACGTCTGACAGATGATTTTATTTGCCTCCTATGCCTAAACTCTTCGCCGCCCTGCTGGGCCTGAGCGCGCTCGCCGCCACCTATTCGGCCCCGGCCCAAAGTCGCTCCGTGCCCAGCCCCGCCGACTTGGTCAACCCCTTGATGGGCACCGACTCGAAGCCCGAATTTTCCAACGGCAACACGTATCCGGCCATTACGCGGCCCTGGGGGATGAACTGCTGGCTGCCCCAAACGGGCAAAATGGGCAACGGCTGGGCCTACCAGTACGGGGCCGACAAAATCCGGGGCTTCAAGCAAACGCACCAGCCCTCGCCCTGGATGAACGACTACGGCCAGTTTGCCCTCATGCCCGGCACCGGCAAAATCAAGGTGGAGGAGGACGCCCGCGCCAGCTGGTTTTCGCACAAGGCCGAAATCGCCCGGCCCTACTATTACAGCGTGTATTTGGCTGATTATGACCTCACCACCGAGATAACGCCCACCGAGCGGGCGGCGCGCTTCCGCTTCACATTCCCGCGCACCGACAGCGCCTATGTGGTAATTGATGCCTTTGACAAGGGGTCGATGGTGAAAGTGCTGGCTGGCCAGCACCGCATCATCGGCTACACCACCCGCAACAGCCGGGGCGTGCCGGCTAATTTCAAAAACTACTTCATCATCGAGTTTGACCGCGACTTCGTGGCTAGCCAGGTGTTCAATGGCAAAGCCCTGGCCAGCGGCGCCACCGAGCTCACGGCCGACCACGCCCTGGCCGCCGTGAGCTTTCGCACCCGCAAGGGCGAGCAGGTGCAGGCGCGGGTAGCCTCGTCGTTTATCAGCGCCGAGCAGGCCGAGCGCAATCTGCAAGAGCTTGGCAACGATGATTTTGATACCATAAAAGAGAAGGGCAAAGCTGCCTGGAACCAGGTGCTGGGCCGCATTGCCGTGGAAGGGGCACCGACGAGCAGCAGCGCACCTTCTACTCGTGCCTGTACCGGGCGCTGCAGTTTCCGCGCAAGTTTTATGAGCTCGACGCGGCCGGGCAGCCGGTGCACTACAGCCCCTTCAACGGCGAGGTGCGGCCCGGCTACCTCTACACCGATACGGGGGTGTGGGACACGTTTCGGGCGCTCTTTCCGCTGCTCAACCTCGTGTACCCCGAGGAAAATGCCCAGATGCAGGCCGGCCTCGCCAACGACTACCGCGAGGGCGGCTGGCTGCCCGAGTGGGCTAGCCCCGGCTATCGCAACGTGATGGTGGGCAACAACTCGGCCTCGGTAGTGGCCGATGCCTACCTCAAGTGCGTGCGCCCCGCCGCTGCCGCCGACGCCAATACGCTCTACGAGGCGCTCATTAAAGATGCTAATCAAGCCGGGCCGCTCACGGCCGTGGGCCGCGCCGGCGTGGAGTATTACAATAAGCTGGGCTACGTGCCCTACGATGTCAAAATCAACGAGAATGCGGCGCGCACCCTCGAATACGCCTACGATGACTTTGCTATTGCGCAGCTAGCCAAGGCCTTGCACAAGCCGCAGAAGGAGATAGACCTCTACACGAAGCGCAGCCAGAACTACCGTAAGCTTTTCGATAAGCAAACCGGCCTGATGCGCGGCCGCAACCAGAATGGCACGTTTGAGACACCTTTTAATCCGTTCAAGTGGGGCGATGCCTTCACCGAAGGCAATGCCTGGCACTATACGTGGTCGGTGTTTCACGACGTGCAGGGGCTGATGAACCTGATGGGCGGGCGCCGGAAATTCGTGGCCACGCTGGATTCGGTGTTCACGCTGCCGCCCACGTTCGACGACAGCTACTACGGCGAGGTAATCCACGAAATCCGGGAGATGCAGGTAGCCAACATGGGCCAGTATGCCCACGGCAACCAGCCGGCCCAGCACGTCATCTATCTCTACAACTACGCCGCCGAGCCCTGGAAGGCGCAGTACTGGACCCTTGAGGTGCTCAACCGCCTCTACCACCCCACGCCCGACGGCTACTGCGGCGACGAGGACAACGGCCAGACCTCGGCCTGGTACGTGTTTTCGGCGCTGGGCTTCTACCCCGTGTGCCCCGCCACCGACCAGTACGTGCTGGGGGCCCCGCTCTTCCCCAAGGCCACGCTGCACCTGCCCGGCGGCCACGACGTGGTACTGAATGCGCCCGCCAACAGCGCCGAAAACCGCTACATCAACCACCTGACCGTCAATGGCCAGGAATACGCTCGTAACTGGCTCAGCCACACCGAGCTGGTGAAAGGTGCCACCCTGAACTTTGAGATGGCGCCGCAGCCTAATAAGGCGCGCGGCACTCAGCCGGCCGACGCGCCGTTTTCGATGTCGAAGGCGAAGTAGCCGGGGCTTTTGGCGTTCCCGCAGAGCTATGCGACCTCCGTCACCCGCACTTTCACGCCTTTTACTTTGGCGCCGTTGAGCTTTTCGAGCAGCTCGGGCGCCTGCTTGCGCGGCACGGCCACGTAGGAGTAAAAATCGAACACCTCGATGCGGCCCACGGTGTGGCGTTCGAGGCCGCCCACGTTGACGAAGGCGCCGACCAGGTCGTGGGCGCTCACTTTGTGTTTTTTACCGGCCGTGACGTGCAGCGTGATAGTTTCGGGGCGGGGCAGCTTATTGGCCGCATTGGCGGGCGGGAGAGGTGCCGGCTTGAGGCGCGCCCACTGCGCGCTCTGGGCGCTGGGCCAGGCCTGCACGCGGGCCTGCTCGGGCGGGGTGGCTAGCAGGTGGGCCGTGCCGGCAACCCCGGCGCGGGCCGTGCGGCCGGCCCGGTGCTGGAAGGTTTCGGCATCGTGCGGCAGGTCGTACTGGATAACCGTATCGAGGGCGGGCACGTCGATGCCGCGGGCAGCTACGTCGGTGGCTACGAGGGCCTGGGCCGAGTTATTGCGCAGCTTCATCAGGGCTTTGTCGCGCTCGGGCTGGGGCAGCTTGCCGTGCAGCACCTCGGCGGCCACGCCCCGGCCCCGCAGGAACTGGGCTAGCTCCTCCACCTTGTCG
The genomic region above belongs to Hymenobacter sp. BRD128 and contains:
- a CDS encoding sugar MFS transporter, which gives rise to MAAPIISSPAAATGPALSAGPAPRYTSALSAVTTLFFLWGFITCLNDILIPYLKAIFQLSFAQANFINLCFFGAYFLMSIPAGKLVARVGYKRGMLLGFAVAAVGAFLFYPAAAQRVYGLFLGALFVLASGITILQVAANPYVAILGPARSASARLTLTQAFNSLGTFLAPLLGSALILSRLPKLNTAASAASIDVTAVQMPYLIIGTALLLISLLLSRVNLPQIVPPTEAAGTTVDADSTRAWHYRNLVFGVVGIFAYVGAEVSIGSHLVSYLALPDVMGLDPKSAGDRVALYWGAAMVGRFAGAYLLNKFSPAKLLAFNAVCAVALVLISINTTGAIAMWALLAVGLMNSIMWPVIFPLALAGLGRHTEEGSGLLCTAVVGGALVPLLFGVVADHSGLRAALLLPMLCYAYIVWYGLRGSRRPAAAVTPPMTFV
- a CDS encoding beta galactosidase jelly roll domain-containing protein, producing the protein MFRKSVILAASLLLVASRAHAAVRLPALVGSHMVLQRARPVPVWGWAAPGEKVSVTFRGKTYPASLPDGSGRWQATLPASPAGGPYTVTVKGQNTITLTDVLVGDVWLASGQSNMQMPVKDHPGGYQPVQHADQEIAAANWPNIRFFTVAQTVAYHPQAEVAGSGWQVCSPATVAQLSAVAYFFGRDLYKKYPVPLGLLVSSWGGTPAESWVSAEGLATFPEFGAQIAGFANKTTSLADDQRAYETRQRELLRNIRQYDKGYLPGGQTWAAPTFDARAWPTLPVPGAWESSPGLATYDGVVWFRKEIDLPASLAGQPLTLALGKIDDADSTYVNGVRVGYASGYDRPRSYPVPAGLLRPGRNVIAVRVVDTGGGGGITGEPAELALRGLAKRCRWPAPGSIRWACCRKTSLRRRRPVGPSTRPPRCIMA
- a CDS encoding sialate O-acetylesterase; the protein is MGLLPQDQPAAPAPGGAEHAPTTLYNGMIAPLQPYALKGVIWYQGESNADRAEQYRTLFPALIADWRRHFGQPELPFLFVQLASYMAARPEPGESAWAELREAQALALQVPHTGLATAIDIGEAADIHPHNKQEVGRRLALAAEHIAYGASKLVYSGPVYAGMSPAGAAIKLKFTQLGSGLAVRGDGALQGFAVAGADHKFHWATAKLVGNEVEVQNPAVPQPVAVRYDWADNPSGNLTNREGLPALPFRTDSWPGSTAGRK
- a CDS encoding GDSL-type esterase/lipase family protein — protein: MAEIGCGKGEWYDQHNAYQAYGPRTARALGAEWQLTAESGIGLVHSCCNKPNLMPQEFGTTDLRVGGRPWDVRRYQPDLVTICLGQNDGVQDSVQFCGAYLAFLKTLRADYPRARLVCLTSPMADARLTAVLRRYLTGVVAAARAGGEPNIDAFFFARSYTSGCGAHPSLAEQELIGNELTAYLKQTLHW